The genomic stretch tttcatgtcttcactattattctacaatgtagaaaatagtaaatatttaaaaataacctggagtaggtgtgtccaaacttttgactggtactgtaagtattctgaccctttgctatgagactgtaaattgagctcaggtgcatgctatttccattgatcatccttgagatgtttctacaacttcattggagtccacctgtggtaaattcaattgattggacatgatttggaaaggcacacacctgtctatataaggtcccacagttgacagtgcatgtcaaagcaaaaccaagccatgaggtcgaaggaattgtccgtagagctccgagacaggattgtgtctcggcacagatctggggaagggtaacaaaacatttctgcagtattgaaggtcccctagaacacagtggcctccgtcatttttaaatggaaaaagtttggaaacaccaagactcttcctagagctagcctcctagccaaactgagtaatcaggggagaagggccttggtcacaaaggggaccaagaacccaatggtcactctgacagagccccggagttcctctgtggagatgggagaaccttccagaagggcaaccatccctgcagcactccaccaatcaggcctttatggtcgagtggccagacggaagccactcctcagcaaaaggcacatgacagcccgcttggagtttgccaacaggcacctaaaggactctcagaccatgagaaacaagattctctggtctgatgaaaccaagagtgaactctttggcctgaatgccaagggccatgtctggaggaaacctggcaccatccctacggtgaagcatggcggtggtagcgtcgtgctgtggggatgtttttcagtggcagggactgggagactagtcagggtcgaagGAAAGATgacaagtacagagagatccttgatgaaaacctgctccagtgtgctcaggacctcagactggggcgaaggttcaccttccaacaggacaacgatcctaagcacacagccaagacaacacaggagtggcttcgggacaagtctctgaatgtcctttagtggcccagccagagcccggacttgaacccgatctaacatctctggagagacctgtatatagctgtgcagcaacacttcccatccaacctgacagagtttggaTCATAAACCTTTTTTGTAGTTTTTTAAAACATTATTGTCATTatctgtatttctgttttgtaagATTATTTTTCTTCTTAGATGAGCAACCATGGATACCTTTGTTAGGGACTATGCTGAAGTTTCAAGGCTAGGCCAGACATGAAGAAAATATATCATGTAATTAGCTGGGTCCTATAGCAACCAATAACCAATTCTTCCATTCCTCCAACATCTGTTCATCTCCTTCCATTCAGGAGGACATCTTTTGTTTTTATGGTCGggttgagggagagggagggtgagggagggtgagggagggagggtgagtgagggagggagggagggaggaagggtgagggagggagagggagggagggagggagggaggaagggtgagggagggagggagggagggtgagggagggagggaggaagggtgagggagggaggttgagggagggagggagggtgaggaaggGTGAggaagggtgagggagggagggagggagggtaaatTGCAAAAGGCATCCAGATGAACGACTGCACATATGTGTAATCCACCTAATTTAGTAAAAGCTCTTTCTTTTTCAAATTTCTTTCTATTTCTATCTCTTCTTTAGGGACTTCTTTTTGTTTGCACACATTCTATTATATTTTAGACATTGTGTGGAATTTGGTCCAAGTTTAGTGTCTTTGTGTTTGGAATTATTCAGCGTTCCGTTGGCACGGCGACAGAGCCGTCATTAGCTCTCTTTTGTTTCGCTTCCTCCttctattgttttatttttgGTTTTGTTTTCTTGAATGTTCAATATTTAGATCGTTCCCTTCTCTCCCATGTGGATTGGTTTATGCATCTATAAAATAGTTACATTTCAACAGCACACAAGGGTGAAATAGTGGGTCTGATACACAGGGTGAAATAGTGGGTCTGATACACAGGGGTGAAATAGTGGGTCTGATACACAGGGGTGAAATAGTGGGTCTGATACACAGGGGTGAAATAGTGGGTCTGATACACAGGGGTGAAATAGTGGGTCTGATACACAGTGAAATAGTGGGTCTGATACACAGGGTGAAATAGTGGGTCTGATACACAGGGCTGAAATAGTGGGTCTGATACACAGGGATGAAATAGTGGTTCTGATACACAGGGATGAAATAGTGGGTCTGATACACAGGGCTGAAATAGTGGGTCTGATACACAGGGATGAAATAGTGGTTCTGATACACAGGGGTGAAATAGTGGTTCTGATACACAGGATGAAATAGTGGGTCTGATACACAGGGTGAAATAGTGGGTCTGATACACAGGGTGAAATAGTAAGTCTGATACACAGGGCTGAAATAGTGGGTCTGATACACAGGGTGAAATAGTGGGTCTGATACACAGGATGAAATAGTGGGTCTGATACACAGGGCTGAAATAGTGGGTCTGATACACAGGGATGAAATAGTGGTTCTGATACACAGGGTGAAATAGTGGGTCTGATACACAGGGTGAAATAGTGGGTCTGATACACAGGGATGAAATAGTGGGTCTGATACACAGGGCTGAAATAGTGAGTCTGATACACAGGGCTGAAATAGTGGTTCTGATACACAGGGTGAAATAGTGGGTCTGATACACAGGGAGGAAATAGTGGGTCTGATACACAGGGATGAAATAGTGAGTCTGATACACAGGGCTGAAATAGTGGGTCTGATACACAGGGCTGAAATAGTGGGTCTGATACACAGGGTGAAATAGTGGGTCTGATACACAGTGAAATAGTGGGTCTGATACACAGGGATGAAATAGTGGGTCTGATACACAGGGGTGAAATAGTGGGTCTGATACACAGGGGTGAAGTAGTGGGTCTGATACACAGGGTGAAATAGTGGGTCTGATACACAGGGCTGAAATAGTGGGTCTGATACACAGGCATGAAATAGTGGGTCTGATACACAGGCATGAAATAGTGGGTCTGATACACAGGGTGAAATAGTGGGTCTGATACACAGGCATGAAATAGTGGGTCTGATACACAGGGTGAAATAGTGGGTCTGATACACAGGCATGAAATAGTGGGTCTGATACACAGGGTGAAATAGTGGGTCTGATACACAGGGTGAAATAGTGGGTCTGATACACAGGGCTGAAATAGTGGGTCTGATACACAGGGGTGAAATAGTGGGTCTGATACACAGGTGAAAAGTGGGTCTGATACACAGGATGAAATAGTGGGTCTGATACACAGGGGTGAAATAGTGGGTCTGATACACAGGGATGAAATAGAGGGTCTGATACACAGGGTGAAATAGTGGGTCTGATACACAGGGATGAAATAGTGGGTCTGATACACAGGGGTGAAATAGTGGGTCTGATACACAGGGTGAAATAGTGGGTCTGATACACAGTGAAATAGTGGGTCTGATACACAGGGATGAAATAGAGGGTCTGATACACAGTGAAATAGTGGGTCTGATACACAGGGGATGAAATAGTGGGTCTGATACACAGGGGTGAAATAGTGGGTCTGATACACAGGGGTGAAATAGTGGGTCTGATACAACAGTGAGAATAGTGGGGTCGGATACACAGGGGGAGTAAATAGAGGGCCTGAGTCGGATACAACAGGGATGAAATAGTGGGGCTTATACACATGGGATGAAATATGGTAAGTGGGGTCTGATACACAGGGATGAAATAGTGGGTCTGATACACAGGGGCTGAAAAGTAGTGGGTCTGATACACAATGGGTGAAATAGTGGGTCTGATACACAGGGTTGAAATAGTGGGTCTGATACACAGGGGGGATAGATGTGGGTCTGATACACAGGGATAAATGAGTGGGTCTGATACACAGGGTGAAATAGTGGGTCTGATACACAGGGGGGAAATAGAGGGTCTGATACACAGTGAAATAGTGGGTCTGATACACAGTGAAATAGTGGGTCTGATACACAGTGAAATAGTGGGTCTGATACACAGGGCTGAAATAGTGGGTCTGATACACAGGGTGAAATAGTGGGTCTGATACACAGGGTTGAAATAGTGGGTCTGATACACAGGGTGAAATAGTGGGTCTGATACACAGGGTGAAATAGTGGGTCTGATACACAGGGTGAAATAGTGGGTCTGATACACAGGGGTGAAATAGTGGGTCTGATACACAGGGTGAAATAGTGGGTCTGATACACAGGGCTGAAATAGTGGGTCTGATACACTGGGTGAAATAGTGGGTCTGATACACAGGGGAAATAGTGGGTCTGATACAGGGTGAAATAGTGGGTCTGATACACAGGGGTGAAATAGTGGGTCTGATACACAGGGGTGAAATAGTGGGTCTGATACACAGGGTGAAATAGTGGGTCTGATACACAGGGGTGAAATAGTGGGTCTGATACACAGGGCTGAAATAGTGGGTCTGATACACAGGGGTCTTGTTTGACTTGCTTTTATTTTCTAGCTATTTGAATTTGAAATGAGCAAAAGCTAACAAAATAGTCTGGTGTAATTGTGTATATTATGCATGTCCTATGTAGGTTTAGGTATTGTATTGTACAAATCCAGCACATACAACACTGTAACCTGCCCAAACCATGTCCTCAACGTCTGCTATTTCTGTTCATCTAAATGAAGGCCTCATTGTGGATAGTTGTCTTCAGTGTGTTTCTGAGACAGACGTTAGCTCTGTGGTAGCTGAAACACACCGTCATAGTCTCAGTCTGTCCCATCACAGACAGATGGGACCCTTCAGAGCCCCAAAACTGATGGAGGGGTTCTTCTGACCAGAGTTTGGCTtcggtccaaacacacacacacaccctgacagcGCTGTGGTGTTTTAGTTAGACGGGGTTAATGTTCTGGAGTCTTCTCTGAGGCTGAGGCTGTTTGTCGTCAGCACTTTCTACTGAGCTCCTCCAGACATCATGATATAAAGTGACAGTTGAAGGAAGACAGAAAAGTCTGATGTAAATCATGAACACATCTCCACCAGAATAATAATTAGGAATGTGGAATCAGATTATTAACCAGCACTGCATCTTTTTGGACTTTTGATTTGACTTTTACTATAATATGTGGCTTCCTCCTTTTGAGTGATCTCTCTAGTAGTCTGCTAGCATAATACTAGTGGAAGGAAAGGCTCTTGTTTTTCCCACATCATCCAATCATTCAATTCAGTCTAATGAATCACTTTTCTTTTTGTTCTTCTCCAGTGTCTAGTAATGGTCCTAAAGCTCTTCACAGACAGCTTCTCATTCCAACATCTTTAAGCTTTGAATTCAAAAGAATAAATGTCAGAATGTGAAGTGGAAGAGCTAATAACCTTTATTCTCagacacccctcctctcctcctcctctcctccttctcctctttattctccccttcctcctcctcttcctcctcctcctcactcagagtatgacagagggacagaggaatgGAACTGTGTGTCTATTTCTGGATCATCAACAAAGAGTCTTTTTAGGGATTTCACCCAGAAGCAAAGTGTCATGGAGATTGAGTGAGATGTAATTTCTGTACTGTGATTGGCTGTTTTAAAGAGTCCATCTCAGATGTTGTTATATGACCTTCCACTCTTTGTTTAAATGTTCTTCCCCTTGTTTGTTCAAGTGTATCATGTCCCCAGAGATGTTCGGTTTTGGGATGTTGAGCATAGCAAATGTTGCTCTGGAAATCTGGTTTCACAAGTCAAACAGCATTCTGTCTGGTCTAGTGTCCTGAGTGTGACAAAATAATGATTTATACTCCACCCTCTAATGTATGTTATGCTGCCACAAAGCTAAATAGAaaaccatctctctctttctcccccctttccctccctccccccctttccctccctccctctctcaggtctGGAACACCTCCCGTTCATGATGATGTCACACCCCCTGATCCCTGTCAGTATGGCCCCTGCCTCCGTCTCCATGGCGATGAGTCAGATGAACCACCTCAACACTTTAGCCAGCATGGCCTCTGCTGCCCAGGTCCAccactctaccctctcctcccgcGGCCGCATGGTCACCTCTGTTATAAAGGTATGATAGCATGGAGGTCACCTCTGTTATAAAGGTATGTTAGCATGGAGGTCACCTCCGTTATGAAGGTATGTTAGCATGGAGGTCACCTCCGTTATAAAGGTATGTTAGCATGGAGGTCACCTCCGTTATAAAGGTATGTTAGCATCGCCACCTCCGTTATAAAGGTATGTTAGCATGGTCACCTGtgttataaatgtatgttagcATGGTCACCTGTGTTGTAAAGGTATGTTAGCATGGCCACCTCCGTTATAAAGGTATGTTAGCATGGTCACCTCCGTTATAAAGGTATGTTAGCATGGTCACCTGTGTTATAAAGGTATGTTAGCATGGCCACCTCCGTTACAAAGGTATGTTAGCATGGCCATCTCCGTTATAAAGGTATGTTAGCATGGTCACCTCCGTTATAAAGGTAGGTTAGCATGGTCACTTGTAATGTAAAGGTATGTTAGCATGgagttaaaacctcttgacgttcccctaggatagggggcgccacagcgcattttggaaaaaaatcgttcccattttcaacggcctactaatcaaagtcagaagctaagacatgcatatacttattttatatggatagaaaacaccctaaattttctaaaactgtttgaatggtgtctgtgagtataacagaactcgtatggcagtcaaaaccccgagaccgattgaaccaggaagtggaaatctgaattgtggactcgacttcacagccttacctataaatcacaacgtaaaaaaatgataattgagcactttccagtgcttccactagatgtccccagtctttacaaagtgttttgagggttctacggtagaaactcagtgaaagagacgatgtggcaattggtcacagtcggagggccatgagcattgtgacgttggcggccgtgtctgcccccacctttggaagttttttgaaacacaatgaaatcgtcccacttgaaTCTGATTGGCTTTCTTGTTGAAACCGGCCCTGACGATtacttgatacaacgtttgacatgtttgaacgaccctaacttaccgtaaacagtcattttgcgttagacagctgccgcccacggatcgacatttgattacagccttaggacgcgctaacaagaggaagctaatggaacataaagcatggactttttcgaccgaaaatacatttgtcatggacctgggacatcgggaagtgatttctgatgaagacaactaaaggtgagggattattggcgatattatacaatatcagatgttacgtgctcaaatgttcaaagatggcgccgagctaggttttcgagctcaatttctgggtatcgcatcccatttgatctcaaagtgtgattaccctgtaaagttaatttaaattctgttttgactggtgttttcaagagatattcatctataaatcttagattgacaatatatattaaaaaaatcgttttcgaatagtaatttataaaattgtagcactgtttcccgggacgcattatatgggaaaatagttagtcaacctcaggtgccgatgtaaaatgctgtttttatatagaaatatgacctttattgaacaaaagattgcatgctgtgtgtaacatgatgtcctaggtgtgtcatctgatgaagtttgtaaaaggttagtgctgcatttagctgttttttggttatatgtgatgcgtgtgcttggttggaaaattcatatgatgcgatttttacaaagtactcctctaacataatctaatattgtgcttttcctgtaaaacctttttgaaatcggacaacgagggtcgattcaagagaggtgtatctataaaacgatatgagatagccctatatttgaaaaaatatatatattgaatttcgttatgctaatgtcgctaggagttttcgctggaaaatgatcccgctaacgggatgagacattCAAGAGGTTTAACCTCCATTATAAAGGTATGTTAGCATGGAGGTCACCTCCGTTATAAAGGTATGTTAGCATGGTCACCTGTGTTGTAAAGGTATATTAGCATGGTCACCTGTGTTGTAAAGCTATATTAGCATAGTAACCTATGTTGGAAAGGTATATTAGCATGGTCACCTGTGTTATAAAGGTATGTGAGCATGGAGATCACCTCCGTTATAAAGGTATGTTAGCAAGGAAGTCACCTTTGTTATAAAGGTATGTTAGCAAGGAAGCCACCTTCGTTATAAAGGTATGTTAGCATGGTCACCTGTGTTATAAAGGTATGTTAGCATGGAGGTCACCTCCGTTATAAAGGTATTTTAGCAAGGAAGCCACCTTCGTTATAAAGGTATGTTAGCATGGAGATCACCTCTGTTATAAAGGTATGTTAGCATGGAAGTCACTGTTATAAAGGTATGTTAGCATGGAGGTCACCTCTGTTATAAAGGTATGTTAGCATGGAAGTCACTGTTATAAAGGTATGTTAGCATGGAGGTCACCTCTGTTATAAAGGTATGATAGCATGGAGGTCACCTCTGTTATAAAGGTATGTTAGCATGGAAGTCACCTCTGTTATAAAGGTATGTTAGCATGGAGGTCACCTCTGTTATAAAGGTATGTTAGCATGGAGGTCACCTCTGTTATAAAGGTATGTTAGCATGGAGGTCACCTTCGTTATAAAGGTATGTTAGCATGGAGGTCACCTCCGTTATAAAGGTATGTTAGCATGGAGGTCACCTCTGTTATAAAGGTATGTTAGCATGGCCACCTGTGTTATAAAGGTATGTTAGCATGGAGGTCACCTCCGTTATAAAGGTATGTTAGCAAGGAAGCCACCTTCGTTATAAAGGTATGTTAGCATGGAGGTCACCTCTGTTATAAAGGTATGTTAGCATGGAGGTCACCTCTGTTATAATGGTATGTTAGCATGGAAGTCATCTCTGTTATAAAGGTATGTTAGCATGGAGAACACCTCTGTTATAAAGGTATGTTAGCATAGAAGTCACTGTTATAAAGGTAGGtcagagcattatgggtactgtagtacatTATGCTACGACCACCTGTTATAAAGGTACACTGGATGGTCTCATGATATTATGCCAGAAGTGTCCTTTCAAGCTATGAGAGCATATTGTAAAATATTCATTGATGTTGACGTGTGTTTCCACTCACTATGGTGTTGTTCATTCTAGGAGCGTGTTCGGGACAGTCCGTCTCCAGCTCCCTCTCTGGAGGACGGGAGGAGGTCTGGGAGTCACCTGTCCTCTCGTCACAGCAGCAGCATCTGCAGCTCCCCCGTCCACACAGAACACTCTGCAGACAGGACCCGTacgtactctaaccctaacccagaacaCTCTATAGACAGGACCCGTacgtactctaaccctaaccctaacccagaacaCTCTGTAGACAGGACCCATACGtactctaacccttaccctaacccagaACACTCTGCAGACAGGACCCGTacgtaccctaaccctaacccagaacaCTCTATAGACAGGACCCGTAtgtactctaaccctaacccagcaccCAGAACACTCTGCAGACAGGACCCGTACGtactctaactctaacccagaACACTCTGCAGACAGGACCCGTacgtactctaaccctaaccctaacccagaacaCTCTGTAGACAGGACCCGTacgtactctaaccctaacccagcaccCAGAACACTCTATAGACAGGACCTGTacgtactctaaccctaaccctaacccagaacaCTCTGCAGACAGGACCCGTacgtactctaaccctaaccctaacccagaacaCTCTATAGACAGGACCCGTacgtactctaaccctaacccagcaccCAGAACACTCTGCAGACAGGACCCGTacgtactctaaccctaacccagcaccCAGAACACTCTATAGACAGGACCCGTacgtactctaaccctaaccctaacccagcacaCAGAACACTCTGCAGACAGGACCCGTacgtactctaaccctaacccagaacaCTCTGTAGACAGGACCCGTAcatactctaaccctaaccctaacccagaacaCTCTATAGACAGGACCCGTAcatactctaaccctaaccctaacccagaacaCTCTGCAGACAGGACCCGTacgtactctaaccctaaccctaacccagaacaCTCTGCAGACAGGACCCGTacgtactctaaccctaacccagaacaCTCTATAGACAGGACCCGTacgtactctaaccctaaccctaacccagaacaCTCTGTAGACAGGACCCGTacgtactctaaccctaacccagcaccCAGAACACTCTATAGACAGGACCCGTAtgtactctaaccctaacccagcaccCAGAACACTCTGCAGACAGGACCCGTACGtactctaactctaacccagaACACTCTGCAGACAGGACCCGTacgtactctaaccctaaccctaacccagaacaCTCTGTAGACAGGACCCGTacgtactctaaccctaacccagcaccCAGAACACTCTATAGACAGGACCTGTacgtactctaaccctaaccctaacccagaacaCTCTGCAGACAGGACCCGTacgtactctaaccctaaccctaacccagaacaCTCTATAGACAGGACCCGTacgtactctaaccctaacccagcaccCAGAACACTCTATAGACAGGACCCGTacgtactctaaccctaaccctaacccagcacaCAGAACACTCTGCAGACAGGACCCGTtcgtactctaaccctaacccagaacaCTCTATAGACAGGACCTGTacgtactctaaccctaaccctaacccagaacaCTCTATAGACAGGACCCGTACatactttaaccctaacccagaacaCTCTGCAGACAGGACCCGTacgtactctaaccctaaccctaacccagaacaCTCTGCAGACAGGACCCGTacgtactctaaccctaacccagaacaCTCTATAGACAGGACCCGTacgtactctaaccctaaccctaacccagaacaCTCTGTAGACAGGACCCGTacgtactctaaccctaacccagcaccCAGAACACTCTATAGACAGGACCCGTACGtactctaaccctaaaccagaACACTCTATAGACAGGACCCGTacgtactctaaccctaacccagcaccCAGAACACTCTGCAGACAGGACCCGTacgtactctaaccctaaccctaacccagaa from Salmo trutta unplaced genomic scaffold, fSalTru1.1, whole genome shotgun sequence encodes the following:
- the LOC115182463 gene encoding dachshund homolog 1-like, whose product is MGGYHSNHQQHHHHHGTDGENGGDHHNSSSLGLEHLPFMMMSHPLIPVSMAPASVSMAMSQMNHLNTLASMASAAQVHHSTLSSRGRMVTSVIKERVRDSPSPAPSLEDGRRSGSHLSSRHSSSICSSPVHTEHSADRTHVQQNGLYSSHALLGLSPSAVPGPKEGDVATLDSGHEAKRNHAERGRVLLLFRLFLI